One Candidatus Obscuribacterales bacterium genomic window carries:
- a CDS encoding DUF3343 domain-containing protein, translating to MPRLILTFKTMFDVLAADKLLREKFACRPTPTPPGLPTSICGMSLELLSSEDQDAVIETLKTGQLSPSGIHQID from the coding sequence ATGCCTAGACTGATACTCACCTTCAAAACCATGTTCGACGTGCTGGCAGCCGACAAGTTGTTGCGAGAGAAATTCGCTTGCCGCCCCACTCCTACACCTCCGGGACTGCCGACATCAATATGCGGCATGTCACTGGAATTACTAAGTTCGGAAGATCAGGATGCAGTAATTGAAACCCTGAAAACCGGACAACTCAGTCCTTCTGGAATCCATCAGATCGACTGA
- a CDS encoding PIN domain-containing protein, with protein sequence MLAPGSTAFVDTNVLVEALLVKTMSALAIMDLAASEQLVLVTCEMVRHEFDKEILKRASRDGETLDALLTARQELVTRVGLKVHPNAPDDMVLAAWRMLLPTVRHAADIPVIAAAIEVRPHLILSGNRKHFNNRAAIKIGIPIFSCGELLDRMTPQGIKLKSLFEDDKP encoded by the coding sequence ATGTTAGCCCCCGGCAGCACCGCATTCGTCGATACGAACGTGTTAGTTGAAGCGCTGCTTGTGAAAACCATGTCAGCGCTTGCCATTATGGATTTAGCCGCTTCAGAACAACTCGTCTTGGTCACATGTGAAATGGTCAGGCATGAATTCGACAAGGAAATTTTGAAGCGTGCATCACGTGATGGCGAAACCCTGGACGCATTGCTCACAGCCCGACAAGAGCTTGTGACGAGAGTTGGACTTAAAGTACATCCAAATGCACCAGATGACATGGTTTTGGCCGCTTGGCGCATGCTGTTACCGACAGTCCGCCATGCCGCTGACATTCCAGTCATTGCAGCAGCAATAGAAGTAAGACCTCATCTGATTCTTTCAGGTAACAGGAAACACTTCAATAACAGAGCAGCGATAAAAATTGGCATCCCAATCTTCTCTTGCGGCGAATTGCTCGATCGCATGACTCCACAGGGAATCAAATTGAAATCGCTCTTTGAAGACGACAAACCATGA
- a CDS encoding purine-nucleoside phosphorylase encodes MSAHKPKSSTEVVAHLRNASLVTPSVAIVLGSGVNVLENLDDEKSYPFQEVFGVSPSVAGHSGSVTIGKVDGKVVAVMRGRFHLYEGHDWETVTLPARAMIEWGVPTLILTNAAGGINTEFRVGDLMHITSYRDHLNPKLSETGLMPAVSQPSQEHKSTISSKLQQIGDELASQNGKFRQMRKGTYAGLLGPTYETIAEIKMLRKLNCDAVGMSTVPELQTVKGTKTEAAAVSVITNVWTDDVVLEGHEEVLRAAKEASERLDLLLRKAIAS; translated from the coding sequence ATGTCCGCGCATAAACCAAAGTCTTCGACAGAAGTAGTAGCTCACCTGCGTAACGCATCTCTGGTGACACCTTCAGTTGCAATTGTGCTTGGTTCCGGTGTCAATGTCCTCGAGAATTTGGACGATGAAAAGTCATATCCTTTTCAGGAAGTCTTTGGCGTATCGCCATCTGTCGCTGGACACAGTGGCTCTGTAACTATCGGCAAAGTAGATGGCAAAGTTGTTGCCGTCATGCGTGGTCGCTTTCACTTATACGAAGGACATGATTGGGAAACAGTCACATTGCCGGCACGCGCAATGATTGAATGGGGAGTACCGACTCTTATCTTGACCAATGCAGCTGGTGGAATCAATACGGAATTTCGTGTTGGTGACTTGATGCATATAACTTCCTATCGCGATCACCTCAATCCGAAACTATCAGAAACAGGTCTGATGCCTGCTGTTTCGCAGCCTTCACAGGAACACAAGTCGACCATTTCCTCGAAGTTGCAACAAATCGGCGATGAGCTTGCGTCGCAAAACGGCAAATTTCGCCAGATGCGTAAAGGCACATATGCCGGATTGCTCGGACCAACTTATGAGACAATTGCAGAAATCAAAATGCTGCGTAAATTGAATTGTGATGCTGTTGGTATGTCGACTGTGCCAGAATTGCAGACTGTCAAAGGTACTAAAACAGAAGCAGCAGCCGTATCTGTCATTACGAATGTCTGGACCGACGATGTTGTATTGGAAGGACACGAAGAAGTCTTGCGCGCCGCCAAAGAAGCGTCAGAGCGTTTAGACTTACTGTTACGCAAAGCGATCGCGTCTTAA
- a CDS encoding phosphopentomutase, which translates to MSISDTRRAIIVIIDGCGIGAAPDVREFGDAPTVHSLANTAKAVGGLKLPNLARLGLGCISDIQGVEKVANPAALCGKLQEVSNGKDTQTGHWELMGLVSKTAFPVYPEGFPKDVIDRFIAETGCKGILCNKPASGTDVLVDLGEEHQRTGFPIVYTSGDSVFQIATHIETVPLATLYRWCEIAREMLQNEHRVGRVIARPFAGEPGKYERLGGDRRDYSVPPPGKTLLDQLHAAGHGVFGIGKIEDIFVKQGLTHAKHTGTNKEGLELTLDAVTGSVDLKPLAISNNPPADVSLIFTNLVDTDMLYGHRRNVKGYAEALVEIDEWLGKIISAMQPNDLLLITSDHGNDPTAVGTDHTREFVPLVAYSPSLENLSKDKKEIGIRDGFFDVAASLAAWYGLKWTGLGKSFVPELATAKNN; encoded by the coding sequence ATGTCCATCTCTGACACTCGTCGAGCAATCATTGTCATCATCGATGGCTGTGGAATTGGTGCCGCCCCGGACGTGCGTGAATTCGGCGATGCGCCGACAGTGCATTCGTTGGCCAACACCGCTAAAGCAGTCGGCGGACTTAAGTTGCCTAACTTGGCGCGTTTGGGCTTAGGCTGCATCTCTGATATTCAGGGTGTGGAAAAGGTCGCCAACCCAGCTGCACTATGCGGCAAACTGCAGGAAGTCTCCAACGGCAAAGACACGCAAACAGGACACTGGGAGTTGATGGGTCTTGTTAGTAAGACTGCGTTTCCTGTTTATCCTGAAGGATTTCCCAAGGACGTCATAGACAGATTTATTGCTGAAACTGGTTGCAAGGGAATTTTGTGCAACAAGCCGGCTTCCGGTACGGATGTATTAGTTGACCTGGGCGAAGAACATCAACGCACGGGATTTCCAATTGTTTACACCAGCGGCGACAGTGTTTTCCAAATTGCTACGCACATTGAAACAGTTCCATTGGCTACTCTTTATCGTTGGTGCGAAATTGCCAGAGAAATGTTGCAGAACGAACATAGAGTTGGTCGCGTAATTGCCAGACCATTTGCGGGCGAGCCCGGCAAGTATGAACGTCTAGGCGGAGATCGCAGAGACTATTCAGTGCCACCGCCTGGAAAAACTTTGCTGGATCAATTGCACGCGGCTGGTCACGGCGTGTTTGGTATAGGCAAAATTGAAGACATTTTCGTTAAGCAGGGTCTGACGCATGCTAAACATACAGGCACCAACAAAGAAGGACTGGAATTAACTCTGGATGCTGTGACGGGTTCTGTTGATCTGAAGCCGTTGGCAATCTCGAATAATCCACCTGCAGATGTTTCGCTCATCTTCACCAATCTCGTTGATACTGACATGCTTTATGGACACAGAAGAAACGTCAAAGGCTATGCTGAAGCGTTGGTAGAAATTGACGAATGGCTCGGCAAAATTATTTCTGCCATGCAGCCAAATGATCTTTTGTTGATTACATCTGACCATGGAAATGATCCAACAGCTGTAGGCACCGATCACACACGTGAGTTTGTGCCACTAGTTGCTTATTCGCCAAGTCTCGAGAATTTGAGCAAAGACAAGAAAGAAATCGGCATCCGTGATGGTTTCTTTGACGTGGCCGCCAGTCTTGCCGCTTGGTACGGACTCAAGTGGACAGGCCTAGGTAAATCATTTGTTCCGGAATTAGCAACTGCAAAAAACAATTAG
- a CDS encoding ELKS/Rab6-interacting/CAST family protein — MFNSEKMRKAMVVVMFIELLILLGLLANDHIQAENQLRQQVHKLTAQIATLTQEQQKTVSELTTVKHQVQTLSNENAVLKEENKAVKSQTATLQTDVQKLKKCCSEKTSCKSKCKSRCKSDPGKSKCKEKSGCGNACKCPQDNPTKKPECGNDNGTTSPPAMHQVEVYYGAEKVIIAVPSQ; from the coding sequence ATGTTTAACTCGGAAAAAATGCGCAAAGCCATGGTCGTAGTTATGTTTATCGAATTGCTTATTTTGCTTGGACTTCTAGCCAACGATCACATCCAAGCCGAGAATCAATTGCGACAGCAAGTGCACAAACTTACCGCGCAAATTGCAACACTTACGCAAGAACAACAAAAGACAGTTTCTGAACTGACAACTGTAAAACATCAAGTTCAAACACTGTCGAATGAAAACGCCGTTCTCAAAGAAGAGAACAAAGCAGTCAAGTCTCAAACGGCCACTCTTCAAACAGACGTACAAAAGCTGAAGAAGTGCTGCTCAGAAAAGACATCGTGCAAATCGAAATGCAAGTCCAGATGTAAATCAGACCCCGGCAAATCAAAATGCAAAGAGAAGTCCGGCTGCGGCAACGCATGCAAATGTCCGCAAGACAACCCAACCAAGAAACCTGAATGCGGCAACGACAACGGCACCACAAGTCCTCCTGCCATGCATCAGGTCGAAGTGTATTATGGCGCTGAGAAAGTAATCATCGCTGTGCCCAGTCAATAG
- a CDS encoding NUDIX hydrolase, with product MNYLDGFKSCPLCSGALEQKQIEEDKSRPVCAHCGWIHWGNPVPTASAVIPFNGGVILAKRKKPPQEGFWALAGGHVENGESPKDTVVREIKEETNLDVKVICEIGDAFTTDSNHLVFFYLVEVLGGEMQAGDDADELAVFTLDTLPENIAWTHHREAIESFYAGRNLRPSNPQLPSPQSDSNSQRDKHCQLNDADQYYHPSPAIVFWGCVIYTALYLGLCLLIRFGH from the coding sequence ATGAACTACCTTGATGGATTCAAATCCTGTCCACTGTGCAGCGGAGCTTTAGAGCAAAAACAAATAGAAGAAGACAAATCACGTCCAGTTTGTGCACACTGCGGATGGATTCACTGGGGAAATCCAGTTCCAACAGCTTCCGCTGTAATTCCATTCAATGGCGGCGTGATATTGGCTAAACGCAAGAAGCCACCGCAAGAAGGTTTTTGGGCGCTCGCCGGTGGACACGTCGAGAATGGCGAAAGTCCAAAGGACACTGTTGTAAGAGAAATAAAAGAAGAAACCAATCTCGACGTGAAAGTCATCTGCGAGATAGGTGATGCATTCACAACGGACAGCAATCACTTAGTTTTCTTCTATCTGGTCGAAGTACTCGGCGGAGAAATGCAAGCCGGAGATGATGCCGATGAATTAGCAGTCTTCACTCTTGATACCCTACCTGAAAACATTGCTTGGACTCATCACCGGGAAGCAATTGAGAGTTTCTATGCAGGACGTAATTTACGCCCTAGCAACCCTCAGCTACCTTCGCCACAAAGCGATTCAAATAGTCAAAGAGATAAGCACTGCCAGTTAAATGACGCGGACCAATACTACCATCCGTCTCCAGCGATAGTTTTCTGGGGCTGTGTCATTTATACGGCGCTCTATCTCGGACTCTGTCTTCTCATTCGCTTCGGACACTAA